From Coffea arabica cultivar ET-39 chromosome 2e, Coffea Arabica ET-39 HiFi, whole genome shotgun sequence, the proteins below share one genomic window:
- the LOC140036221 gene encoding uncharacterized protein, which translates to MDEEITFGPRDAVPLASGNHETIVIDVVTNNYRVKKVYVDQGSAVDILFYRVFKEFDLEDGQLIPVRTPLVGFTGSPINPEVMITLMVTVGQTPKCRTIPVNFVVVKQQSPYNVLLGRPVLNAFQAIPSSLHLSVKFPTPGGIAEVHGDPKVARTCYLSVLRRHEKVVVQTTSLEPYMPGEETR; encoded by the coding sequence ATGGATGAGGAGATCACCTTCGGACCAAGAGATGCGGTTCCCCTGGCGTCTGGAAACCACGAGACCATTGTGATAGACGTCGTGACCAATAACTACCGGGTGAAAAAAGTGTACGTCGACCAGGGGAGCGCAGTGGACATCCTGTTTTACCGGGTGTTCAAGGAGTTTGACTTGGAGGACGGACAGCTAATCCCGGTTCGGACACCCCTAGTGGGATTCACCGGATCGCCCATCAATCCGGAGGTGATGATCACCCTGATGGTCACGGTAGGGCAGACGCCCAAATGCCGGACCATCCCCGTCAACTTCGTGGTGGTCAAACAACAATCCCCATATAACGTGCTCTTGGGACGGCCCGTTTTGAATGCCTTCCAAGCTATCCCCTCGTCTCTCCACCTCAGCGTCAAATTCCCCACCCCGGGAGGAATAGCTGAGGTGCATGGAGATCCAAAGGTGGCCAGAACTTGCTACTTGTCCGTACTCCGGAGACATGAGAAGGTGGTCGTCCAGACGACCAGTTTGGAGCCTTACATGCCGGGGGAGGAGACCCGATAG
- the LOC140036220 gene encoding uncharacterized protein, giving the protein MEAEPLATISGRTIQKFFWKNIVCRFGIPHVLISDNGRQFAENPFRSWISQHFISVGHPQANGQVENVNRTILQGLKTRLELAQSNWLDELPSVLWVYRTTPRTATHETPFSLTYGAEAVVPAEIGLPSPRTQNFVVSANEEELRCNLDMLEAKREEAAIRMAKYKSQLARYHNSRVSNTQYQPGDLVLRKNSVSRAHNSNKFDPNWEGPYKVFETSQAGYCKLAKLDGVEVPRTWHFSNLLLFVG; this is encoded by the coding sequence ATGGAGGCCGAACCCCTGGCCACTATCTCCGGAAGGACAATTCAGAAGTTCTTCTGGAAGAACATAGTCTGCCGCTTCGGTATCCCGCATGTCTTGATATCCGACAACGGGCGACAGTTTGCTGAAAATCCCTTTAGGAGCTGGATTAGCCAACACTTCATCTCGGTCGGACATCCCCAGGCCAACGGTCAGGTAGAGAATGTTAATCGAACCATTCTGCAAGGGTTGAAGACTAGGTTGGAACTAGCCCAGTCTAACTGGTTAGATGAACTCCCTAGCGTCCTCTGGGTTTACCGCACTACGCCGAGGACAGCCACTCATGAGACCCCATTTTCCCTGACTTATGGGGCGGAGGCGGTGGTGCCCGCGGAGATCGGCCTCCCCTCGCCTCGGACACAGAATTTCGTCGTGTCAGCCAACGAAGAAGAACTGAGATGCAACTTGGACATGCTGGAGGCCAAGCGTGAGGAAGCGGCGATACGGATGGCTAAGTATAAAAGTCAACTCGCTCGCTATCATAACTCGAGGGTGAGTAATACGCAGTACCAGCCCGGAGACCTTGTCCTAAGAAAGAACTCAGTTAGCCGAGCTCATAACTCCAACAAGTTTGATCCGAACTGGGAGGGGCCGTACAAGGTCTTTGAGACAAGTCAGGCTGGGTACTGTAAGCTTGCGAAATTAGACGGAGTAGAGGTACCCCGCACTTGGCACTTCTCGAATTTGCTGTTGTTCGTAGGATAG